In Brassica napus cultivar Da-Ae chromosome A3, Da-Ae, whole genome shotgun sequence, the sequence CAAAAAAACCGCCAAAACTGTTCTGTTTTTAtttggagaagaaaaaaaacttaactgTTCCTTAATCACTTGTCTAAGCTTAATTAGCCACTTAATATGAAACTTATAAACACGCCTTTCACATATCGACAGCaccttcttcatctcctttctctctctctctctctctctctctctctcaaacctGCAAACATGGCTGTTCCTTTGATCCTCAAGAACCAAACAGATCACCGACAAGATCCTCACCCGAACACCACGACCCATCTCTCCTCTACGCTTCAAGAAGCCAAATCAATCGCCAAAATATCCCTCCCGATGATCTTAACCGGTTTACTCCTCTACTCTCGCTCGATGATCTCAATGCTCTTCCTCGGCCGTCTCAACGATCTCTCTGCTCTCTCCGGCGGCTCGCTCGCCCTCGGCTTCGCCAACATCACCGGCTACTCTCTCCTCTCCGGTCTCTCCATCGGCATGGAACCCATCTGCGTCCAAGCCTTTGGCGccaaaagattcaaacttttagGCCTCGCTTTGCAAAGAACCACGCTTTTGCTCCTCCTCTGTTCTCTCCCCGTCTCTATCCTCTGGCTCAACATCAAGAAGATTCTCTTATTCTTCGGACAAGACGAAGAGATCTCGAACCAAGCTGAGATCTTCATCCTCTTCTCTCTCCCTGATCTGCTTCTTCAATCTTTATTACATCCTATCCGTATTTACCTCCGGTCTCAATCCATCACTCTTCCTCTCACATACTCTGCTTTCTTCGCCGTGATCCTCCACATTCCGATCAACTACCTTCTTGTTTCTTCCCTTGGTCTCGGCCTCAAAGGTGTAGCCTTGGGAGCGATATGGACTAATGTGAATCTCCTAGGGTTTCTGATCATCTATATCGCGTTTTCGGGTTTATATGAGAAGACTTGGGGAGGATTCTCTATTGATTGTTTTAAAGGATGGAGATCGCTAATGAAACTAGCGATCCCTAGTTGTGTATCAGTTTGTTTAGAATGGTGGTGGTACGAAATAATGATTCTTCTTTGTGGACTGTTACTTAACCCGCAAGCAACCGTCGCGTCTATGGGAATCTTGATCCAGACCACTGCTTTGATCTACATTTTTCCTTCCTCTCTTAGTGTGAGTGTCTCTACACGCGTAGGGAACGAGCTAGGCGCGGATCAGCCTGAAAAAGCAAGGACAGCTGCGAGAACTGGACTCTGGTTAAGCCTAGGGTTAGGTTTACTCGCCATGTTTTTTGCCTTGATTGTGAGGAATTATTGGGCTAGATTGTTCACGGGTGAGGAGGAGATTCTGAAGCTGACTTCCATGGTTTTACCGATCATCGGTCTTTGCGAGCTAGGGAACTGTCCTCAGACCACAATGTGTGGAGTTTTGAGAGGAAGTGCTAGACCTAAACTAGGAGCAAACATAAACTTGTGTTGTTTCTACTTTGTGGGAATGCCTGTGGCTATATGGTTAAGTTTCTTTAGTGGGTTTGACTTCAAGGGACTGTGGTTAGGTATGTTTGCAGCTCAGGGATCGTGCCTGGTTTCGATGTTGGTTGTGTTGGGTAAGACTGATTGGGAAGCTGAGGTTCATAGGGCGAAAGAACTCATGACTAGAACAAGTgatggagatggtgaagatgataaTGGTAGTGGAAGTAATGCAATGCCGTTTTTGTTGGATTCTTTGGATATAGAAGAAAGTGGGAACTATAGGCATTTGAATCTGTTTTGATTTATTGTAGCACTAAcgatatttgttttcattgtaAACTCTCTAATTGATTATTTTAGGAAGGAAATACTTCAAACATTTGATCGTtggattttttaaatataatgtaaaatatgatttgTGAGATATATTGCATTTTTCTagtttaatttttctttgttgAATGGTTGAAAGCAATGTAAAGTTACAAAATCTTATCTGTCTCCTGTGATTAAATATCATGGGAGTGACATGATTTCATGAGAATGACTTGACAAACTTTAGTTTCAAACACAAACTCTCTCTGTCAAGTGGTtttgaagtatatattatattcatgtaagtgtgtatgtatatatgaatCTGGTTATGCAATTAAAGGACAAGATAGAAGTTGGTTTCGTTGCCGGGAAATTCTAGTGCAAGAGTAAGATAAAGAatgcttataataaaataaatgttaaacaACATGTGACGTGGTCCTCCATGAACGCATGTGTTTATGCTCCTAAGCGCGTGTAACTAACGGAAGGAGTTGTGGTGCAACTTTGTTGACGGCGAGAAATTTAACGTCTCCGTCAAGGTCGTCGTTTGCGACAGTGGACGCCGTGAATGACCCGCTTTTCTTTTGTATCCTTCGATTAATCTTTTTTATTCCACTAACATCGTCGGCTTGACCCGATAACCCGTCcacttttttgtttatttctgtAAATTCCACACGGTTGGaagaaatataatatttgtGGATTACAACTTTACGACCACttggttataacttataacaCTTACAAGAATGTATAATATTTCAATTGCAGACTTTAAATGTAACTAATGAGGATCGTTGGTAATCATATATAGCTTTTGGATCCCCTCTTTGGCTCAAGGAAATTTTTTGAGCCGGAAAGTAACCTTACCTCTTTGTAACAGTTTGGACTTTTGTCCCTCGTTAATATAAATGAATTCAGATGAACAAAATGTAACAAAGTCATGGTGTAGGTTAGTTGGTTACAAAGGAACAAGAAAGGCccataaaatgaaacaaaatgggGTTGAAAGCCAAGTTGTGAGTTTGCCACTAAAATCAAACCTCTAGTTTTCCTCAAGTGTCCCAACTTGCTTTTATATAACCATAGCTTCTCATGTCCTCCATCCTCCATCACCtcgcttctttttttttgttatttattttgtccaCTTATATATTTTCTCTGGAAACAGTTGAGATTATCTTTTTAATAGGAGTTGTATTTAATCTTTTggattttaaatttcttttactaACTCAATTAAAATTCTATCCACCTGCAATGACTGTTAAAAAACAACTAAACTAGTCATTCTTGTGTGTTTAAATAAGATTTGCACAAAACCCATCAAGCTCAACTTTTAAGTTGtcacacaaaaagaaaagagaaagtgaAAAGTTCTTTTGTATCCCCCAAAATTTTCGAGATTTTCATTCCGAGCTTTAAATATCATTTCTTAATGCTAATCTTGGTAAGTTGACCACAATATTAGTCTCAAGTATTAAGTAAGAGATATATAAAGTGAGAATATCACATGCAACTAAACCAACTAATATAAACTGCTCTTTTGATTTGAAGATTATTAAACATTTGACTCTACATCGGAAATGGTTTCCTTTTATAGCCGACCTCATGCTATTTTGACCCAATTGTGTTTGGCTTCATTAACAACACATAATTTCCGAGTAACTTCTATGGattaagaaaagaagaagacatctaAGTTATGGAACTCCCAAACAGATTACTCATTTTTATATCAGCTTTAAGAAGCTTCTTGGTTTCTCTTTCTCGTAAAACCAACCTCATTTAGCTAGAGTCTATGAACTTTCCCCATAGCCAAAAGTAATGCTGAGGATATGGCCTTGTCTATTTTGATTTACGTAAACATACCATTACCAACTACACGTCTCCAATGAAATATTGTATATAGCATTCTATGGCACAAAGTACAAAGCACGTACTAGCGTCGGCAACTATACATATACCAACTAAAGAAATATACTAACAATACGTCTTCACATTTCTCTAAAGTTCAAAATTGCAACTGAGAAAGAATACGATTTGTGGTTATTAAGgttatattttagaatgaaTGGAGGTTAAATTCATCCAAATCATGCATACAATGTTTGGATCTAACTGCTGACCATTATAGAAACATTAGGAATAAGTAGATGAAAAAATgtagaataataaaattataagaatgaaaaagaagattatttttataaattttagtgaagaacaaatttgttttatatttctttataataaaatgaatgaaaagaaatcaaaaaaaagatttttaataaatggtaaaaaataaaaaatagtaaaaaatacattatttccTTTCATTCTTTGATTCCTAGTTAGACCATTTGTGTTGATCGATTTGcaaaacattattttcttcTACTACTAATTAATTAGGAAttctaagaaaaaaactaattagaTTCAtggatttgatatttttaagaaaaaaaatgagaatttAACTAAAAGTTTTTAGATGCTAAAACAAACTAATGTGTATTCAAACTTTTGAGTCCATTCAACCAATATTTTCATCAATTTAGTCAAATTAATACCATAAACAATATGTAAAATCAATTggaatatttattatatactatactaaaaatcatgatttccaTAAATTTATTGCTATATATAATCTTCTAACAATAATATATCACAGATTTACATCTATCaccactaaaaatatttcaaaaaaccACGATTTATATTACAAATTATGGCATTTCTATACAAGAAATAATCAACCAAAGGGGTAAcagattattaaaattaaaacgtCAGCAATAAATAATAGAATATGCGAATGCCGTTAGAGGCCTTTCAACACATTCAGGTCCCTTTGACATATCCACGGCAATGGCGGCAACAAGCAGGGCAAAATCGTAATTAAACTCAATCCTGACAAAATCTTTAGTTCCGGAATCCTTCAACTTGCATCGGCGTTTCTACACGTGGCAGCACCTAATTAGCCCACTCACCACGTGTCGCAACCGTAACGCGTCACAGTGTTTATTCCAAAGCTGGTTTTGTTAAGTATATGGCGTCACGAGTAATTTCTAAAGatggaaaaaaattaataaacaaaagaagaatGAATGCCTCAGTTTCGATCttctgattttattttaatttaaataattgcAGAAACTTAATTCATCCAGATGCATCTGCTCAACAGATTCTCCGGCAAGCTACGATGGCCGGCGAGAACAACGCGGATTCGAGCCTCTACCAGGTGCTGGTGGAGTGGTGCCAGAGGATGGAGACGAGTCAAGCGAGGCTGAGGGAGGATGTTGACGATCTGTTGAACCAGGAGGAGAGGCGAATCGGCATCGAGGCGGCGCCGGAGGCTGATGATGACG encodes:
- the LOC106444495 gene encoding protein DETOXIFICATION 49; protein product: MKLINTPFTYRQHLLHLLSLSLSLSLSLKPANMAVPLILKNQTDHRQDPHPNTTTHLSSTLQEAKSIAKISLPMILTGLLLYSRSMISMLFLGRLNDLSALSGGSLALGFANITGYSLLSGLSIGMEPICVQAFGAKRFKLLGLALQRTTLLLLLCSLPVSILWLNIKKILLFFGQDEEISNQAEIFILFSLPDLLLQSLLHPIRIYLRSQSITLPLTYSAFFAVILHIPINYLLVSSLGLGLKGVALGAIWTNVNLLGFLIIYIAFSGLYEKTWGGFSIDCFKGWRSLMKLAIPSCVSVCLEWWWYEIMILLCGLLLNPQATVASMGILIQTTALIYIFPSSLSVSVSTRVGNELGADQPEKARTAARTGLWLSLGLGLLAMFFALIVRNYWARLFTGEEEILKLTSMVLPIIGLCELGNCPQTTMCGVLRGSARPKLGANINLCCFYFVGMPVAIWLSFFSGFDFKGLWLGMFAAQGSCLVSMLVVLGKTDWEAEVHRAKELMTRTSDGDGEDDNGSGSNAMPFLLDSLDIEESGNYRHLNLF